A section of the Bacillus sp. HSf4 genome encodes:
- a CDS encoding DEAD/DEAH box helicase produces the protein MLFQKRNLTDIIQFLKEDEAFKRQIVHWHTIEKKEADYRDFPEQLHEKIVHALHKRGIEKLYSHQADAFYQSQNGKNVTLVTPTASGKTLCYNLPVIQRITEDPDARALYLFPTKALSQDQKSELNELIDEIDASINCYTYDGDTSPAIRQKVRKAGHIVITNPDMLHSAILPHHTKWVSLFENLKYIVIDELHVYRGVFGSHVANVIRRLLRICAFYGSKPQFICTSATIANPLELAETLTGQPMHLIAKNGAPAGRKHFLFYNPPIVNRSLNIRKSATLEVRKLASEFLQNGIQTIVFARSRVRVEIILTYLQDVMKPIVGAHSIQGYRGGYLPHERRTIEKGLRSGDIKGVVSTNALELGVDIGQLQTCIMTGYPGTIASAWQQAGRAGRRHNEALIVMVASSAPLDQYIVQNPDYFFKQNPETAVINPDNLVILVDHLKCAAFELPFKRNETFGETEVEDILEYLAEERVLYLNGDTYHWMNDAFPAHGISLRSASQENVVIIDQSRREKARVIGEMDRFSAMTLLHDEAIYLHQGVQYQVEKLDWEEKKAFVREVKADYYTDANLAVMLKVLEIDKIKETDMAAFGFGDVTVQAKATIFKKIKFETHENIGSGPIHLPEEELHTNAAWVQVNDEERRNWNEIKLEEALLGAANVLGYVAALKVMCDPSDLHVFPQIKAVHNEKPTIFLYDRYPGGVGLSEKVYEQMPNIIREAHQLIAKCPCRSGCPSCIGVHGETNQTKDNALRLLESWKG, from the coding sequence ATGTTGTTTCAAAAACGAAATTTGACCGATATCATCCAGTTTCTGAAAGAAGACGAAGCTTTCAAGAGACAAATTGTTCATTGGCATACAATCGAGAAAAAGGAAGCGGACTACCGCGACTTTCCGGAACAACTGCATGAAAAAATCGTTCATGCTTTACATAAAAGAGGAATTGAAAAGCTTTATTCCCATCAGGCTGACGCGTTTTACCAGAGTCAAAACGGAAAAAACGTCACGCTTGTGACGCCGACAGCATCTGGAAAAACGCTCTGCTACAATCTTCCCGTCATTCAGAGGATCACGGAAGACCCCGATGCCCGGGCTCTGTACCTGTTTCCAACCAAGGCTTTGTCACAGGATCAAAAAAGCGAGCTGAATGAACTGATTGATGAAATCGATGCATCCATCAACTGCTATACGTATGACGGAGATACGTCGCCTGCGATCAGGCAGAAGGTGAGAAAAGCCGGACATATCGTCATCACCAATCCCGACATGCTGCATTCGGCGATTTTGCCCCATCATACGAAATGGGTGTCATTGTTTGAAAACCTGAAATATATCGTGATTGATGAGCTTCATGTCTACCGGGGCGTTTTCGGAAGCCATGTTGCCAACGTCATCAGGAGGCTTTTACGGATCTGCGCGTTTTACGGGAGCAAACCGCAGTTTATCTGCACGTCCGCGACGATCGCCAACCCTTTGGAGCTCGCCGAGACGCTGACAGGACAGCCGATGCATCTCATTGCCAAAAATGGCGCTCCTGCGGGAAGAAAGCACTTTTTATTTTATAATCCGCCGATTGTCAACCGCTCGCTGAACATTAGAAAAAGCGCCACACTTGAAGTCAGAAAGCTTGCCTCCGAATTTTTGCAAAACGGGATTCAAACGATTGTTTTCGCAAGGAGCAGAGTCAGGGTGGAAATTATTTTGACATATTTGCAGGATGTCATGAAGCCGATTGTCGGCGCCCACTCCATCCAGGGATACAGAGGGGGATATCTGCCGCACGAACGAAGGACCATTGAAAAAGGGCTGCGCAGCGGGGATATCAAAGGTGTCGTCAGTACGAACGCCCTTGAACTCGGCGTTGATATCGGCCAGCTGCAAACCTGTATTATGACGGGATATCCGGGGACGATTGCAAGCGCCTGGCAGCAGGCCGGCAGGGCCGGAAGAAGGCACAATGAAGCGCTGATCGTCATGGTGGCAAGCTCGGCGCCGCTTGATCAATACATTGTGCAAAACCCGGACTATTTCTTCAAACAAAATCCGGAGACGGCCGTCATTAACCCGGACAATCTTGTGATCCTTGTCGATCATCTCAAATGCGCCGCGTTTGAACTTCCTTTCAAGCGAAACGAGACTTTTGGCGAGACGGAAGTAGAAGATATTTTAGAATATTTGGCTGAAGAAAGGGTGCTGTACTTAAACGGCGACACATACCATTGGATGAATGACGCCTTTCCGGCCCACGGCATCAGCCTGAGATCGGCATCACAGGAGAATGTTGTCATTATTGACCAGTCCAGACGTGAAAAGGCGCGAGTGATTGGTGAAATGGACAGGTTCAGTGCGATGACATTGCTGCACGATGAAGCTATTTATTTGCATCAAGGGGTTCAATACCAGGTGGAAAAGCTCGATTGGGAGGAGAAAAAAGCGTTCGTCCGCGAGGTGAAAGCCGACTATTATACGGATGCCAATCTCGCCGTCATGCTGAAAGTGCTGGAAATAGATAAAATAAAGGAAACAGATATGGCAGCGTTCGGTTTTGGCGATGTCACCGTGCAAGCGAAGGCGACTATTTTCAAAAAAATAAAATTTGAGACACATGAAAATATCGGCTCCGGTCCGATTCACCTCCCTGAAGAGGAGCTCCACACAAATGCTGCCTGGGTGCAGGTGAATGACGAAGAGCGCCGGAATTGGAACGAGATCAAATTGGAAGAGGCTTTGCTCGGGGCTGCGAATGTCCTCGGATATGTCGCCGCCCTCAAGGTCATGTGCGATCCGTCTGACTTGCATGTTTTTCCGCAAATTAAAGCCGTCCATAATGAAAAGCCGACGATTTTTTTATATGACCGTTATCCCGGAGGCGTCGGATTATCTGAGAAGGTTTACGAACAAATGCCGAACATCATCAGAGAAGCGCATCAGCTGATTGCCAAATGCCCGTGCCGGTCAGGCTGTCCGTCATGCATCGGTGTCCACGGTGAAACCAATCAGACCAAAGACAATGCGCTGCGCCTTTTAGAAAGCTGGAAAGGTTGA